GCCGATGCCGCCCGCGCGCAAGCACAATTCGACCGCCTGATCGCCCGGTATCCCGACCGCACGGCGGGCCATCCGCCCGTGCAGCAGATCTTCACCCCCAGCTATGAAAGAATCGCGCCATGAGTGACATCGTTCTGGACGTGCAGGGCCTGCGCGTCGAATTCCCCACGCGAAAGGGCGTCCTGACGGCGGTGGATGACATCTCGCTTCAGATCCGACGCGGAGAGATCCTTGGCGTGGTCGGTGAATCCGGCGCCGGGAAATCCATGACCGGCATGGCCATCCTCGGGCTGCTGGAGCCCCCCGGGCGCATCGCTGCCGGGCAGATCCGCCTGTCGGGAGACCGCATCGACAACCTCGACGACCGCGCCATGCAGGGCGTCCGGGGCCGCCGGATCGGGGCGATCTTTCAGGATCCGCTGACCTCGCTCAACCCGTTGTTCAAGGTTGGCGATCAGCTTGTCGAAACCATCCGCCTGCATACCGATCTGACCAAGTCTCAGTCCCGCGACAGGGCGCGGGAACTGATGCGCGAAGTCGGCATTCCGGCCGTCGAGGAACGGATCGACAATTATCCGCACCAGTTTTCCGGCGGGATGCGACAGCGGATCGTCATCGCCCTTGCGCTTTGCGCCGAACCCGAACTGATCGTGGCGGATGAACCGACCACCGCGCTCGACGTGTCTATCCAGGCGCAGATCACCGCCCTGTTGAAACGGCTGTGCCGGGAACGGGGCACGGCGGTGATGCTGGTCACCCACGACATGGGGGTTATCGCCGAAACCGCTGATCGGGTCGCAGTCATGTATGCCGGTCGCCTCGCCGAAATCGGCGCGGTCGAGGACGTCGTGCGACGCCCCAGCCATCCCTATACGACCGGACTGATGGGCTCGATCCCGTCGCTGCGCAAGGATGTCGAGGAATTGCAGATGATACCCGGCTCCATGCCGCGTCTCGACGCGATCCCGCAGGGCTGCGCCTTCAACCCGCGCTGCGCCCATGCCGGACCGAAATGCCGGGCCGAAGTGCCCCGCATCCCCGGCAGCACCACGACCGGCGCCGCCTGCTGGCTTGCCATGGAAGGAGCCACCGCATGAATATCCGTCCCAATGCCATCCTCGAGGTCGACGCGCTGGAACGCCGCTTCGACGTCTCTGCCCCCTGGCTGAACCGTGTGATCGAACGCAAGCCGCGCCGCACCCTGCGCGCCGTGGACGGCGTCGATTTCGTCATCCAGCGCGGTCAGACCCTGGCGTTGGTCGGGGAATCCGGCTGCGGCAAGAGCACGATCGCCAAGCTGGTGACGGGCCTGCATCCGCCCTCGGGCGGCAAGATCAACTTTCACGGCGACCGCGACCGGTTGCAGATGATCTTTCAGGACCCCTACGCCAGCCTGAACCCCCGCTGGAGGGTCGGTCGGATCATCGCCGAACCGCTGCGCACCCTGCACCCCGAAACACCCGAAGCCCAGGTGCTGGCGCGCGTCGACGAATTGCTGCGCATCGTCGGCCTGGCCCCGGCGGACGGTATCAAGTTCCCGCATGAATTTTCCGGCGGCCAGCGTCAGCGGATCTCGATCGCCCGCGCCCTGGCCGGAGAGCCGGAATTCCTGGTCTGCGATGAACCGACTTCGGCGCTTGATGTCTCGGTCCAGGCGCAGGTGCTGAACCTGATGAAGCGGCTTCAGAAGGACATGGGACTGACCTATCTCTTCATCTCCCACGACCTCAGCGTGGTGCGTCACATGGCCGATGTGATCGCGGTGATGTACCTGGGCCGCATCGTCGAGATCCAGCCGACCGCCGATCTGTTCGCCAATCCGCTGCACCCCTACACGCGGCTGCTGCTGGAAACGATCCCCGACCTCGAGGCCCCGCAGCGCGACCGCATTCCGATGGGCGGAGAGGTCCCCTCTCCGGTTTCGCCCCCTTCGGGGTGCAGCTTTCATCCGCGCTGCCCGCTGGTGCATGATCGCTGTCGGCAGGAACGTCCGCAGCGTCGGCCCGATGTGCACGACCGCCGCGTCGCCTGCTTTGCCGCCGAAACAAAAGGATCGGCCCATGTATGAAGAAACCTACTTGCGCCGCGCCATCGAAATCTCGGCCGAGGCGCTGACCACACCGGGCACCGAGCCCTTTGGCGCAGTCATCGTCCGCGATGGCAAGATCATCGGTGAAGGCATCAACCGGTCGGTGATGAACCACGACCCCACCTCGCATGGCGAAACCGAGGCGATCCGGGACGCCTGTCGCAACCTCGGCACCGTCGATCTGCGCGGGGCGGTCCTGTATTCCAGCTGCGAACCCTGCGCGCTATGCGTGGCGGCGATGAATATCGCCGGGATCACCGCGCTCTATTACGCCGCCGACATGGGTCAGGCCGGGGCGGTGCTGGGCAACCTTCCCGAGACCGCGCGCTTTCCGGTCGACGTCGACCGGCTGACCAGTGAATGCGGCCATGCGGTTGGCGACAGGTTGATGCCGGCGCAGCAGCATCTGGACGCCGAGGCGACGGCGATCCTGAAGGATTGGGCAGGCGCGCGATCCTGAACATGCCGCGCGCCCGGCCCCTCAACCGGCGGGTACGGGCGCCGGTTTCAGACGCTGATCCAGCGGCGGCAGGAACCCGCGATCAAAGATCCGCCCGACCGGGGCCGCCGGCAGGGATTTGCACGCGGTGATCAGCGCGATGGCCGCAGAGATCCGGTCGTCATCCACATCGCCGAGGCCAAGGCGGTCGGTCTCTGCATGACCCATTTCAAGGGCGATGGTGCCCAACAGACGGGCTTCGTTGGCGGCGCGGTCGATCTGCGGATTGCGGCGGACGACGGCCTCGACCCCGGCCTGCGGATCCGACAACACATCCCGCACGCCGCGATTGACCGCGCGGACCAGCCCCGCCACCGCGTCGGGATGATCCCGGCGGAACCGATCCGACACCATCAGGGCGCCGCCATAAAGCGGCGGCACATGGTCCAGCCATTCGAAATGGCGCAGCACCGCTGCCGGATCCAGCCCGGCTTCGATGCTTTGGGCGGCGATCGTATTGACGAAGCCGAACATCCCGTCCCACTCCCCGGCCAGCAGGCGCGGCACCAGATCCCTGTGCGGCAGCTCGGAGACCTCGATCGTGACGCTGTCGGCCTCCAGTCCGGTGGCGCGACAGAATTCCGGGAACAGACGCCAGGCCGCATCATTGGGGTGGGTGACAAGACGCCGTCCGGTCAGATCCGTCGGACCCTTCATGGCCCCGTCCCGCGCCACGGCAATCGTGTAGGGAGGCCGGTTGTGCACCGCATAGACCGCCACAGGCGCACCGGGGGCGCCAGCGGTCTCGATCAGCGCATTCATGTCCCCGTAGCCGGCATCGAATGCGTCCCGCGCCAGCCTGGGCACGGCGTTGGCCAGGGTATCGCCTTCATGAAAGGTGATCGTCAGTCCCTCGTCGGCGAAATAGCCCCGGTCATCGGCCAGAAAGAACCAGGCTTGCGGGCCGGAGATGAAGGTATTGAGGATAAAGTCGATCTGCATGGAAGTCCCCTGGACATGGTGCGGCGGAAAGATGCGGGCAGACGCGCAGCGCCTGCCCGTCGGGCGTCACTTGCCCTTCAGGCCCGCGGCTTCGATCAGCGGTGCCCAGGTGGCGATGGAGCCTTCGACGAAGTCGGTATATTCGGCGCTGCTCATGTCGGTGCCGCTGATGCCGAAATCCCCAAGGGCTGCAGTGACCTCTGGCAGGGCAAGCACGGCGGTCACGGTTTCGCGGATCTGTTCCGTCAGCGCCGGGTCGAGGCCTGCCGGGCCGGTCAGCCCGACCCAGTTTTCGATCACGATGTCATGGCCCTGCTCGCGAAACGTGGGCACATCCGGCATGCCGGGGAACCGCTCGGGCGATGCGATGGCGATGGCGACCGCTTCACCGTCCTCGATCATCTCGGAATTCTGGGCGACCATGTCGTAGAAGGTGTCCAGAACTCCGGCGCGGAAATCCTGAATGGCCGGGGCGCTGCCCTGATAGGGCACGTGGATCGTCTCGATCCCGAGGCTGGCATCGACCGCTTCGCCAAGGATATGGCTGATCGACCCGACACCGGAGGAACCGTAGGTCACCGGAATCTCGGTCGAGGCGGCGATGAAGCCGTCGACATCCGTGATGCCGCTGTCGGGCTTCACGAAGAGGCCCGGAGACGAGGCCCCGATATAGGCAACATGGGTGAAATCGCCCATCGGATCATAGGGCAGGGTTTCAAACTGCGTCGGCGCGATGGTGAAGGGGGCATTGTTCGCGATCAGCAGGGTGGTCCCATCCGGGTCCTGCTGGGCAACATAATCCGCCGCCACGGTCCCGGCGGCACCGGGGCGGTTGTCGACCACGGCCTTCTGACCGAAATCGGCATCCAGATGCTTGGCAAGCAGCCGCGCCACCAGATCCGAGGTCCCGCCCGGCGGGAAGGTGACGACGATCCGCACCGGCGCGTCGGACCAGGCGCCGGGTTCGGCATTGGCAAGGCCTGCGCTCAGGGCGACGGCGCTGGTGGCAAGGGCAAAGAAGGCATGTTTCACGGGACAGGGTTCCTTTCGGTTCATTCGGACATCGAGGCGTTGGAAAGTTCGGCAAGCCGACGGCGGCGGCGGGTATGGAACGTCGACCAGAGGCCATAGGCCAGGATGCCGGCGGTGACCGCCAGCAGCGTGGCGCTGATCGGACGGGTGACGAAGACCATCGGGTCCCCGCGGGACAGAAGCAGGGCGCGGCGCAGTTGTTCTTCCATCATCGGGCCAAGCACGAAGCCGATCAGCAGCGGGGCGGGTTCGAAGCGGAACAGCCGCATCAGGTAGCCCGCGATGCCGAAGGCCAGCGTCAGCCAGATGTCGAAGACATTGTTGTTCAGGGAATAGACGCCGATGCAGATCAGGATGATGATCGTCGGGTACATGTACTTGTAGGGGATGTTCAGCAGCCGCACCCAAAGCCCGATCAGCGGGATGTTCAGGACCAGCAGCATGACGTTGCCGACCAGGAAACTGGCCACCAGTCCCCAGAACAGATCCGCATGTTCGACCAGCAGGCGCGGACCCGGCGTGATGCCGTGGATCATCAGCGCCCCGATCACCATCGCCATGGAGGCCGATCCCGGCACCCCCAGCGTCAGCGTCGGGATGAACGCGGTCTGGGTGGCCGAGTTGTTGGCGGATTCCGGCACCGCCACCCCTTCGACCGCGCCCTTGCCGAACATGGCCCGGTTGCGCGACACCTTCTTTTCGACCGCATAGCCAACGGCCGAGGCAACGGTCTGCCCGGTCCCCGGCAGCGCCCCGAAGAACGAACCGATCGCTCCGCCGCGCCAGATCGGTCCCACCAGGGCCTTCCATTCGGCGCGGGTGGGGTAGAATTGCTTCCAGTCGATGTTCTGACGGCCTTCGCCCCGGCTGTTGGCCTTGATCGAGGCAATCAGTTCTCCGACCCCGAAAAGCCCCATGGCGACGATTACCAGGTTCACCCCGTCGCGCAGTTCGGGAATGCCCATGGTAAAGCGCAGGTCGCCGGTGGTCAGGTCGATGCCCACGGTGGCCAGCATCAGCCCTGCGATCACCATGGCGATCCCCTTCAGCGCGCCGCCGTTGGACACCGCCGAGGCCGCGATCAGCCCCAGCAGGATGACCGAGAAATACTCGGCCGGGCCAAAGCGCAGCGCCAGGGTGGCCAGCATCGGGGCCAGGACGGCCATGACCACCATGCCGATGATCCCCCCTCCGAAGGAGGCGATGGCCGACACGAACAGCGCGATGCCGGCCCGGCCGTTGCGGGCCATGGGATAGCCGTCGATACAGGTGATCGAAGAGGATGGCGTGCCGGGGATGTTCATCAGGATCGAGGCAATCGAGCCGCCGTATTCGGCCCCGTAATAGACCCCCGCGATCATGATGATCGCAGCCGATGGTTCAAGGTAGAAGGACAGCGGCAGGATCATCGCGATGGCGGCCATCGACCCGATGCCCGGCAGCACCCCGATGAAGGTGCCGAGGAAGACACCGATGAAACAGTACAGCAGGTTCTCGGGCTGCATGACCACGCCGAGACCGGCGGCGAAACTGGACAGGATTTCCATGGCTCAAAGCCCCCTGACGGCGTGGAAGGGCAGCCCGAGGGCCGCGATGAAAAGACCCCAGGCAGCCACTGCCAGGATCGCCCCCAGCAACGCCTTGCCGGGCAGCGACAGGGACCGGTCCGGGATCGACGCCGTGATCGTGGCAACAAAGACCGCAGGCATCAGCCCGGCCCGGTCGGCCAGCAGCGCAAAGACCGCCAGCGCCGCCGAGATCGCGGCGAAGGACACCCAATCGGGCCGCTCGGCCAGGCCATCGCGACCCAGATCCTGCAAGACGATCCCGACGCCGAGCACGATCAGCAGCAGCCCGGTGAAGAACGGAAAGGCTCCGGTGCCGGGCCGGAACACAGACCCAAGGCCCAGGGCAAGCCCGCCCCACATGAAATAGACGCTGAGGCCGATCAGCGCCGCGCCGCCGGCCGCCCCCCACCAGGCCCTGGGGCGCTCATTCTGGTCTCGTTCCCCTGTGGTCATGCTCACAGCCCCCCTCGGAACAGGGAATATCCCCAGGCGGTGAACTTCAGCGGCAGGTGGTAATGCTGCGCCGGATCCGACAGGATGAAGGGAAAGACCGCGACATCCAGAAATCCTACTGCAGCTTCAGTTGTTGCGTTCGAACTCGTGGCAATGAAATCCCCGATGAAGAACTCTGCCACGTAGCGCCCGGCGATGATCCCCGCGCCCTCGACGCTCGGGTCCTCGAACAGGCCGCTCTTGCCGCAATGCCCCTCGGCGATCAGC
The Pseudooceanicola algae genome window above contains:
- a CDS encoding ABC transporter ATP-binding protein, yielding MSDIVLDVQGLRVEFPTRKGVLTAVDDISLQIRRGEILGVVGESGAGKSMTGMAILGLLEPPGRIAAGQIRLSGDRIDNLDDRAMQGVRGRRIGAIFQDPLTSLNPLFKVGDQLVETIRLHTDLTKSQSRDRARELMREVGIPAVEERIDNYPHQFSGGMRQRIVIALALCAEPELIVADEPTTALDVSIQAQITALLKRLCRERGTAVMLVTHDMGVIAETADRVAVMYAGRLAEIGAVEDVVRRPSHPYTTGLMGSIPSLRKDVEELQMIPGSMPRLDAIPQGCAFNPRCAHAGPKCRAEVPRIPGSTTTGAACWLAMEGATA
- a CDS encoding ABC transporter ATP-binding protein, giving the protein MNIRPNAILEVDALERRFDVSAPWLNRVIERKPRRTLRAVDGVDFVIQRGQTLALVGESGCGKSTIAKLVTGLHPPSGGKINFHGDRDRLQMIFQDPYASLNPRWRVGRIIAEPLRTLHPETPEAQVLARVDELLRIVGLAPADGIKFPHEFSGGQRQRISIARALAGEPEFLVCDEPTSALDVSVQAQVLNLMKRLQKDMGLTYLFISHDLSVVRHMADVIAVMYLGRIVEIQPTADLFANPLHPYTRLLLETIPDLEAPQRDRIPMGGEVPSPVSPPSGCSFHPRCPLVHDRCRQERPQRRPDVHDRRVACFAAETKGSAHV
- a CDS encoding nucleoside deaminase; the encoded protein is MYEETYLRRAIEISAEALTTPGTEPFGAVIVRDGKIIGEGINRSVMNHDPTSHGETEAIRDACRNLGTVDLRGAVLYSSCEPCALCVAAMNIAGITALYYAADMGQAGAVLGNLPETARFPVDVDRLTSECGHAVGDRLMPAQQHLDAEATAILKDWAGARS
- a CDS encoding ABC transporter substrate-binding protein, which produces MQIDFILNTFISGPQAWFFLADDRGYFADEGLTITFHEGDTLANAVPRLARDAFDAGYGDMNALIETAGAPGAPVAVYAVHNRPPYTIAVARDGAMKGPTDLTGRRLVTHPNDAAWRLFPEFCRATGLEADSVTIEVSELPHRDLVPRLLAGEWDGMFGFVNTIAAQSIEAGLDPAAVLRHFEWLDHVPPLYGGALMVSDRFRRDHPDAVAGLVRAVNRGVRDVLSDPQAGVEAVVRRNPQIDRAANEARLLGTIALEMGHAETDRLGLGDVDDDRISAAIALITACKSLPAAPVGRIFDRGFLPPLDQRLKPAPVPAG
- a CDS encoding Bug family tripartite tricarboxylate transporter substrate binding protein, with the translated sequence MKHAFFALATSAVALSAGLANAEPGAWSDAPVRIVVTFPPGGTSDLVARLLAKHLDADFGQKAVVDNRPGAAGTVAADYVAQQDPDGTTLLIANNAPFTIAPTQFETLPYDPMGDFTHVAYIGASSPGLFVKPDSGITDVDGFIAASTEIPVTYGSSGVGSISHILGEAVDASLGIETIHVPYQGSAPAIQDFRAGVLDTFYDMVAQNSEMIEDGEAVAIAIASPERFPGMPDVPTFREQGHDIVIENWVGLTGPAGLDPALTEQIRETVTAVLALPEVTAALGDFGISGTDMSSAEYTDFVEGSIATWAPLIEAAGLKGK
- a CDS encoding tripartite tricarboxylate transporter permease, with translation MEILSSFAAGLGVVMQPENLLYCFIGVFLGTFIGVLPGIGSMAAIAMILPLSFYLEPSAAIIMIAGVYYGAEYGGSIASILMNIPGTPSSSITCIDGYPMARNGRAGIALFVSAIASFGGGIIGMVVMAVLAPMLATLALRFGPAEYFSVILLGLIAASAVSNGGALKGIAMVIAGLMLATVGIDLTTGDLRFTMGIPELRDGVNLVIVAMGLFGVGELIASIKANSRGEGRQNIDWKQFYPTRAEWKALVGPIWRGGAIGSFFGALPGTGQTVASAVGYAVEKKVSRNRAMFGKGAVEGVAVPESANNSATQTAFIPTLTLGVPGSASMAMVIGALMIHGITPGPRLLVEHADLFWGLVASFLVGNVMLLVLNIPLIGLWVRLLNIPYKYMYPTIIILICIGVYSLNNNVFDIWLTLAFGIAGYLMRLFRFEPAPLLIGFVLGPMMEEQLRRALLLSRGDPMVFVTRPISATLLAVTAGILAYGLWSTFHTRRRRRLAELSNASMSE
- a CDS encoding tripartite tricarboxylate transporter TctB family protein, translated to MTTGERDQNERPRAWWGAAGGAALIGLSVYFMWGGLALGLGSVFRPGTGAFPFFTGLLLIVLGVGIVLQDLGRDGLAERPDWVSFAAISAALAVFALLADRAGLMPAVFVATITASIPDRSLSLPGKALLGAILAVAAWGLFIAALGLPFHAVRGL
- a CDS encoding hydroxyisourate hydrolase; protein product: MSAGGISIHAVNVATGRPAEGLRVRLSRETAADRVLIAEGHCGKSGLFEDPSVEGAGIIAGRYVAEFFIGDFIATSSNATTEAAVGFLDVAVFPFILSDPAQHYHLPLKFTAWGYSLFRGGL